One genomic window of Roseateles sp. DAIF2 includes the following:
- a CDS encoding TMEM165/GDT1 family protein — protein sequence MEAFLVSTGLVALAEIGDKTQLLAFLLAARFRRPLPICLGILIATVVNHACAGALGAWITTQLSPQVLRWGLGLGFLAMAAWTLVPDKLDEEEEGGGKLKLGVLGTTIVAFFLAEMGDKTQIATVAMAAQFKAFWAVVAGTTLGMMIANVPAVLLGDRLAGRIPVRLVHGIAAVIFALLGVAVLAGVGEGRIF from the coding sequence ATGGAAGCCTTCCTCGTTTCTACCGGCCTGGTGGCCCTGGCCGAAATCGGCGACAAGACCCAGCTGCTGGCCTTTCTGCTGGCCGCGCGGTTCCGTCGCCCGCTGCCGATCTGCCTGGGCATCCTGATCGCCACCGTTGTCAACCATGCCTGCGCCGGCGCCCTGGGCGCCTGGATCACGACCCAGCTGAGCCCGCAGGTGCTGCGCTGGGGCCTGGGCCTGGGTTTCCTGGCGATGGCCGCCTGGACCCTGGTGCCCGACAAGCTGGATGAGGAGGAAGAGGGCGGCGGCAAGCTCAAGCTGGGCGTGCTGGGCACCACGATCGTGGCCTTCTTCCTGGCCGAGATGGGCGACAAGACCCAGATCGCGACGGTGGCGATGGCCGCCCAGTTCAAGGCCTTCTGGGCCGTGGTGGCCGGCACCACCCTGGGCATGATGATTGCCAACGTCCCGGCCGTGCTGCTGGGTGACCGCCTGGCCGGGCGCATCCCGGTGCGGCTGGTGCATGGCATCGCGGCGGTGATCTTTGCGCTGCTGGGGGTCGCGGTGCTGGCCGGGGTGGGCGAAGGGCGCATCTTTTAG